Proteins found in one Verrucomicrobiia bacterium genomic segment:
- the infA gene encoding translation initiation factor IF-1: MEEHITVEGSIQTVLPGTMFRVKLDNNHEVLAHISGKMRKHFVRLTIGDRVRMEMSPYDLTKGRIVFRLKNF, encoded by the coding sequence GTGGAAGAACACATCACAGTAGAAGGCAGCATCCAGACCGTGCTCCCCGGCACCATGTTCCGGGTGAAATTGGACAACAATCATGAAGTCCTCGCGCACATCTCAGGCAAGATGCGCAAACACTTCGTGCGCCTGACCATCGGCGACCGTGTCCGCATGGAGATGTCCCCTTACGATCTGACCAAGGGCCGTATCGTTTTCCGTCTTAAAAATTTCTAA
- a CDS encoding amidohydrolase family protein, protein MKQSTNRLPRILLSLGLLSTFVSALIAAEFLPPGHRPKPLGIHALTNATVIPQPGQSLNNATVLIRHGKIEAVGKDVAIPADARVHDLTGCTIYAGFIDAALALGTNSGVALDTSGSEPIRFASGNINFFGVPGEEKDPGNAGPGYELKRITPEFRVAATYRPNAKTFETMRDLGFTAGNVIPAGGIMQGTSAFVQLNEANPNEAVLRADVFQHIVFDPTTKDDSYPGSLMGVISAVRQTFFDAQYYAQVKAAPDKARLEFNPALEALQPALKQDAPVWFEPGSILMVDRAARVANELKLKFVIYSSGQEWRRPELAAATGASFIVPLNFPAAPKLPSDDDWLDVSLDQLRVWDWAAENPAVLRQQGREIALTTRELGEKKDFRQNTKLALQRGLSADDALAALTTVPAKLCRVDGQLGTIAPGKLANLTVVKGASYFNSEDPVQEVWIEGERFSASEKKEAKKDDAKEKEKKDKEPKGEDTKRVARGPQEDRQVLATPKFVLIHNATIWTSGPQGILTNASLLVNDGKIQAIGVMNVELIDNIFVIDAQGKHITPGLIDAHSHSMILGDVNESTLPSTAMVRIGDVVNSETENIYKQLAGGLTVANLLHGSANPIGGQNQIIKLKQGASPEELKFPDAPMGIKFALGENVKQSNWGEKVNKRFPQSRMGVPTFMANRFLAAQQYLAEWDKFKRDGGLAPKRNLELEAIGEILNGQRWIHCHSYRQDEILAFLRVMESFKVKVGTLQHVLEGYKVADEIAKHGAGGSCFSDWWGYKFEVYDAIPHAGSLMRDRGVLVSFNSDSSDLARRMYLEAAKAVKYGNTPEIEALNFVTINPAKQLRIDKRVGSLEVGKDADFALWTKSPLDNTTLCLETWIDGKKYFDRSLDAARTDKLVKEREALIAKAKRLSGDKKDSDSARAAFFRRALETAKELEPVHCLDCTKIGGQP, encoded by the coding sequence ATGAAGCAGTCTACCAACAGGTTGCCTCGTATCCTCCTCTCGCTCGGTCTGTTAAGCACTTTCGTTTCTGCGCTGATCGCCGCCGAGTTTTTACCACCGGGCCATCGCCCCAAACCATTGGGCATCCACGCGCTGACGAATGCCACCGTCATACCCCAGCCCGGCCAGTCGTTGAACAACGCCACCGTGCTCATCCGCCATGGCAAGATCGAAGCCGTGGGCAAGGACGTCGCCATCCCCGCCGATGCCCGCGTGCATGACCTCACCGGCTGTACCATCTACGCTGGGTTCATCGATGCCGCCCTCGCCCTCGGCACCAATAGCGGCGTGGCCCTCGACACCAGCGGTTCCGAGCCCATCCGTTTCGCCTCCGGTAACATCAATTTCTTCGGCGTGCCCGGTGAGGAGAAAGATCCCGGCAATGCCGGCCCCGGTTACGAACTCAAACGCATCACGCCCGAGTTCCGCGTCGCCGCCACGTATCGTCCGAACGCAAAGACATTCGAGACCATGCGCGATCTGGGTTTCACAGCCGGCAACGTCATCCCCGCTGGCGGCATCATGCAAGGCACCAGCGCCTTCGTGCAGTTGAATGAAGCGAACCCGAACGAAGCCGTCCTCCGCGCCGATGTTTTCCAGCACATCGTCTTCGATCCAACCACGAAGGACGACAGCTACCCAGGCTCGCTCATGGGCGTCATCTCCGCCGTGCGCCAGACCTTTTTCGATGCCCAATATTACGCGCAAGTGAAAGCCGCGCCCGACAAGGCGCGCTTGGAATTCAATCCCGCCCTCGAAGCCCTCCAACCCGCTCTCAAGCAAGATGCGCCCGTGTGGTTCGAGCCCGGTAGCATCCTCATGGTGGATCGCGCCGCGCGCGTGGCCAATGAGCTGAAGCTGAAATTCGTTATTTACTCCAGCGGCCAAGAATGGCGTCGCCCGGAACTTGCCGCCGCCACCGGCGCGAGCTTCATCGTGCCGCTGAATTTCCCCGCCGCCCCGAAACTGCCGAGCGATGACGACTGGCTCGATGTGAGCCTCGATCAACTCCGCGTGTGGGATTGGGCTGCGGAAAATCCCGCCGTGCTGCGTCAACAAGGCCGGGAGATCGCTCTCACCACGCGCGAACTCGGCGAGAAAAAAGATTTCCGCCAGAACACCAAGCTCGCCCTGCAACGCGGACTCTCCGCTGACGACGCCCTCGCCGCGCTCACCACCGTTCCCGCGAAACTTTGCCGCGTGGATGGACAGCTCGGCACCATCGCTCCCGGCAAGCTCGCGAATCTCACCGTCGTGAAAGGTGCGAGCTACTTCAATTCCGAAGACCCCGTGCAGGAAGTCTGGATCGAAGGAGAACGCTTCTCCGCGAGCGAAAAGAAGGAAGCCAAAAAGGACGACGCGAAAGAAAAAGAGAAGAAGGACAAAGAGCCCAAGGGCGAAGACACCAAACGTGTCGCCCGTGGCCCTCAGGAAGACCGCCAAGTCCTCGCAACGCCCAAGTTCGTCCTCATCCACAACGCCACCATCTGGACCTCTGGACCACAGGGTATCCTTACCAATGCCTCGCTCTTGGTAAATGACGGAAAGATTCAGGCGATCGGAGTAATGAATGTTGAGCTCATCGACAACATCTTCGTCATCGATGCCCAAGGCAAGCACATCACGCCCGGCCTCATCGATGCCCACAGTCACAGCATGATCCTCGGTGATGTGAATGAATCCACCCTACCCTCCACCGCCATGGTGCGCATCGGCGATGTGGTGAATTCCGAGACGGAGAATATCTACAAGCAACTCGCGGGTGGCCTCACTGTCGCGAATCTGCTGCATGGCTCCGCAAATCCCATTGGCGGCCAGAACCAGATCATCAAACTCAAGCAAGGTGCCTCACCGGAAGAGCTGAAATTTCCCGATGCACCCATGGGCATCAAATTCGCGCTCGGCGAGAACGTGAAGCAATCCAACTGGGGCGAGAAGGTGAACAAACGCTTCCCGCAATCCCGCATGGGCGTGCCCACCTTCATGGCGAATCGCTTCCTCGCCGCCCAGCAATACCTCGCGGAATGGGACAAATTTAAGCGCGATGGCGGCCTCGCCCCGAAGCGTAATCTGGAACTCGAAGCCATCGGCGAAATCCTCAATGGCCAGCGCTGGATTCATTGCCACTCCTATCGGCAGGACGAGATCCTCGCGTTCCTGCGCGTGATGGAATCCTTCAAAGTGAAGGTCGGCACGCTGCAACACGTATTGGAAGGCTACAAGGTAGCTGACGAAATCGCCAAGCACGGCGCCGGTGGTTCGTGCTTCTCGGATTGGTGGGGTTACAAGTTCGAGGTCTATGACGCCATTCCGCACGCAGGAAGTTTGATGCGCGATCGCGGCGTGCTCGTCTCCTTCAATTCCGATTCCTCCGATCTCGCTCGTCGCATGTATCTGGAAGCGGCCAAGGCCGTGAAATACGGCAACACACCGGAGATCGAAGCGCTTAATTTCGTGACCATCAATCCGGCGAAGCAACTACGCATCGATAAACGCGTCGGCTCGCTGGAAGTCGGCAAGGATGCAGACTTCGCGCTGTGGACCAAGTCTCCGCTCGATAACACAACCCTCTGCCTCGAAACCTGGATCGATGGTAAAAAGTATTTCGACCGCTCTCTCGATGCCGCCCGCACCGACAAGCTCGTGAAAGAACGCGAAGCGCTTATTGCGAAAGCCAAACGCCTCTCCGGCGATAAGAAAGATTCCGACTCCGCCCGCGCCGCCTTTTTCCGTCGCGCCTTGGAAACCGCCAAAGAACTCGAACCCGTCCACTGCCTCGACTGCACCAAGATCGGAGGCCAACCGTGA
- a CDS encoding RNA-binding protein, producing MSTKLFVGNLSFNTIENDLHDLFAAHGGVIEVNLMVDKFTGRPRGFAFVTMESPEAAEAAIQALHGKNFDGRDLTVNIARPREERPPGGGGGGGFRGGGERRGGGGGGYGGGERRGGGGGGFRGDRGGDRGGDRGGRY from the coding sequence ATGAGTACTAAGTTGTTCGTAGGAAATCTTTCCTTCAACACGATCGAAAACGATCTCCATGACTTGTTCGCTGCTCATGGCGGCGTTATCGAGGTCAACCTGATGGTCGACAAGTTCACCGGTCGTCCTCGTGGTTTCGCTTTCGTCACCATGGAATCCCCTGAAGCTGCTGAAGCTGCCATCCAGGCGCTGCACGGCAAGAATTTCGACGGTCGCGACCTGACGGTCAACATCGCCCGTCCTCGTGAAGAACGTCCTCCGGGCGGCGGCGGCGGCGGTGGCTTCCGCGGCGGTGGTGAGCGTCGTGGCGGTGGCGGCGGCGGTTACGGTGGTGGCGAACGCCGTGGCGGTGGCGGCGGTGGCTTCCGCGGCGATCGCGGTGGTGATCGTGGCGGCGACCGTGGTGGCCGTTACTAA